In a single window of the uncultured Dysgonomonas sp. genome:
- a CDS encoding nucleotidyltransferase, whose translation MKPTLFILAAGIGSRYGGLKQLDGLGPHGETIMDYSVYDAIQAGFGKIVFVIRHSFEKEFREKVISKYEDKISVEVVFQELDYIPTGFVPNPEREKPWGTNHALLMGKDVIKEPFGIINADDFYGRSSFQILAGMLKTMGDKTRSYCMIGYLLGNTLSESGTVARGICQLDDENYLTKVVERTQIERIDGVPCYKDEDGTWKKLTDTTPVSMNMWGFTPDYFDLSEKSFENFLKENQNNLKAEFLIPTVVNDLVEKKEVKVKLINTPSVWFGITYATDRPEVALRIQELVDDRIYPEKLFG comes from the coding sequence ATGAAACCTACATTGTTTATTTTGGCGGCCGGAATTGGTAGCCGCTACGGAGGCCTCAAACAGCTTGACGGACTAGGCCCTCATGGGGAGACCATCATGGATTACTCTGTGTATGATGCTATACAGGCAGGTTTTGGCAAAATAGTATTTGTTATCAGACACTCTTTTGAGAAAGAATTCAGAGAAAAAGTGATATCGAAATATGAGGACAAAATATCTGTAGAGGTCGTTTTTCAGGAATTAGACTATATTCCTACAGGGTTTGTACCGAATCCCGAAAGAGAAAAACCATGGGGAACAAACCATGCCTTGCTGATGGGAAAAGATGTTATTAAGGAGCCTTTTGGTATTATTAATGCCGATGATTTTTATGGTCGTTCCAGTTTTCAGATTTTAGCAGGTATGCTCAAGACTATGGGGGATAAGACCCGTAGCTATTGCATGATAGGCTATCTGTTAGGTAATACCCTCTCCGAAAGCGGAACAGTGGCGCGTGGTATATGTCAGCTCGATGATGAAAATTATCTGACCAAGGTTGTGGAACGGACTCAGATAGAAAGAATTGATGGCGTTCCTTGCTACAAAGATGAGGATGGTACATGGAAAAAACTCACAGATACAACTCCTGTATCGATGAATATGTGGGGTTTCACACCCGACTATTTCGACTTGTCCGAAAAAAGTTTCGAGAACTTCCTCAAAGAAAACCAGAACAACCTCAAGGCGGAATTTCTTATCCCTACCGTAGTCAATGATTTGGTAGAGAAGAAAGAAGTAAAAGTGAAACTGATAAATACACCATCGGTTTGGTTTGGCATTACATATGCAACCGATCGTCCAGAAGTGGCCTTGCGCATACAGGAATTGGTAGATGACAGGATTTATCCGGAGAAGCTTTTTGGATAA
- a CDS encoding PepSY-like domain-containing protein — MRIYLVLSILLLSCTTTVSAFHSLQYGNNMPEKIQAFLDRHFSKYEIDKLKYDTKDGECKVKYKNGIKVQFNGKGDWEEIESDYTPLPKSIIDILPKPAIAYIAKNHPQKAIVKVKHKSYGYRVKLADAAELNFNQTGNLIKVSH, encoded by the coding sequence ATGAGAATATACTTAGTTCTGTCCATATTATTATTGAGCTGTACAACGACGGTTAGTGCTTTTCATTCTTTGCAGTACGGGAATAATATGCCTGAAAAGATACAGGCATTTCTGGACAGGCATTTCAGTAAATATGAAATAGATAAACTAAAGTATGATACAAAAGACGGAGAATGTAAAGTAAAATATAAAAATGGAATTAAGGTTCAGTTTAACGGAAAAGGCGACTGGGAAGAAATAGAAAGTGACTATACTCCCCTACCCAAGAGCATTATTGATATATTACCTAAGCCTGCAATTGCCTATATAGCTAAAAACCACCCACAGAAAGCTATTGTGAAGGTGAAACATAAATCGTATGGATATAGAGTAAAATTGGCCGATGCAGCCGAATTGAATTTCAATCAGACAGGTAATTTAATTAAGGTATCTCACTAA